The proteins below come from a single Psychrobacter sp. FDAARGOS_221 genomic window:
- the rplR gene encoding 50S ribosomal protein L18, producing the protein MFDKKAARLRRAKKTRAHIRYLGVHRLVVNRTPRHIYAQIISPTGGEVLAQASTLDSTLRSGATGNVEAAKAVGQLIAERGKSAGITKVAFDRSGFKYHGRVKALAEAARENGLEF; encoded by the coding sequence ATGTTTGATAAAAAAGCTGCTCGCTTACGTCGAGCTAAAAAAACACGTGCCCACATCCGCTACTTGGGTGTGCATCGGTTAGTAGTTAACCGTACTCCACGCCATATTTATGCTCAGATCATTTCTCCAACTGGCGGAGAAGTATTGGCTCAAGCATCAACGCTTGACAGCACTTTACGCTCTGGCGCTACTGGTAACGTTGAAGCTGCAAAAGCTGTAGGTCAACTTATCGCTGAACGTGGAAAATCTGCTGGCATCACTAAAGTCGCTTTCGACCGTAGTGGTTTTAAATATCACGGTCGTGTTAAAGCATTAGCAGAAGCCGCTCGTGAAAATGGATTGGAGTTTTAA
- the rpsM gene encoding 30S ribosomal protein S13: MARIAGVNIPDNKHAVISLTYIFGIGRTTAKQILEAVGIEPTTKISQLDDTQLDAIRAQIGNYMVEGDLRREVSMNIKRLVDLGCYRGIRHRRNLPVRGQNTKNNARTRKGPIRSIKR, translated from the coding sequence ATGGCTCGTATTGCCGGCGTCAACATCCCGGATAACAAGCATGCAGTGATTTCATTGACTTATATTTTTGGTATTGGTCGTACTACCGCTAAGCAAATCTTAGAAGCGGTTGGTATTGAGCCTACGACTAAAATCAGTCAATTAGATGACACGCAGCTTGATGCTATCCGTGCACAAATTGGTAACTACATGGTTGAAGGTGACCTTCGTCGTGAAGTTTCAATGAATATTAAACGTTTGGTCGACTTAGGTTGTTACCGTGGTATTCGCCACCGTCGTAACTTACCTGTAAGAGGTCAAAACACGAAGAATAACGCTCGTACTCGTAAGGGTCCGATTCGTTCAATTAAAAGATAA
- the rpsK gene encoding 30S ribosomal protein S11: protein MAKDTRGRKKTARRSVSEGVAHIHASFNNTIVTITDRQGNALAWATSGGQGFRGSRKSTPFAAQVAAEVAGKAAQETYGVKNVDVLVKGPGPGRESAVRALGALGYKINSISDVTPIPHNGCRPPKKRRV, encoded by the coding sequence ATGGCAAAAGACACCCGTGGTCGTAAAAAAACGGCACGTCGTTCGGTATCCGAGGGCGTAGCCCACATTCATGCGTCTTTTAATAACACCATTGTAACGATTACTGATCGTCAAGGTAATGCATTGGCTTGGGCCACCTCAGGTGGACAAGGCTTCCGTGGTTCACGTAAATCAACACCATTCGCAGCTCAGGTTGCAGCAGAAGTTGCTGGTAAAGCAGCTCAAGAAACTTATGGTGTTAAGAATGTCGATGTTCTGGTTAAAGGTCCAGGACCGGGTCGTGAGTCTGCGGTAAGAGCCTTAGGTGCATTAGGTTATAAAATTAACAGCATATCTGATGTAACCCCAATCCCACACAACGGTTGCCGTCCGCCTAAAAAGCGTCGCGTATAA
- the rpsE gene encoding 30S ribosomal protein S5, which produces MAKVEQNDGLVEKLVSVDRVSKVVKGGRIFSFTALTVVGDGNGRVGFGRGKAREVPAAIQKALEAAKRNMITVDLDGVTLQHPIVARHGASKVYMQPANEGTGVIAGGAVRAVLESAGVEDVLTKCYGSTNPTNVVRATFNGLRDMSSPEKAAAKRGKSVDEILG; this is translated from the coding sequence ATGGCTAAAGTAGAACAAAATGACGGTTTAGTAGAAAAGTTAGTTTCTGTTGACCGTGTATCGAAAGTAGTAAAAGGTGGTCGTATTTTCTCATTCACCGCATTAACAGTTGTTGGTGATGGTAATGGCCGTGTTGGTTTTGGACGTGGTAAAGCTCGTGAAGTGCCAGCTGCAATCCAAAAAGCACTTGAAGCTGCTAAACGTAATATGATCACAGTTGATCTTGATGGTGTTACCTTACAACATCCAATCGTAGCTCGTCATGGTGCTAGTAAAGTATACATGCAGCCTGCTAACGAAGGTACTGGTGTAATTGCCGGTGGTGCTGTACGTGCGGTACTAGAATCAGCTGGTGTTGAAGACGTATTAACTAAGTGTTACGGTTCAACAAACCCAACTAACGTAGTTCGTGCAACATTCAATGGTTTACGTGATATGTCGTCACCTGAAAAGGCGGCTGCAAAACGTGGTAAATCTGTAGACGAAATCTTGGGCTAA
- the rplE gene encoding 50S ribosomal protein L5, producing the protein MARLKSLYNDQYKQQIKEELGLENVMQVPKITKITLNMGVGGASQDKKLLEGAVADMTAIAGQKPVITKARKSVAGFKIREEWPIGCKVTLRGEQMYEFLDRLIAIAIPRIRDFRGFSPKAFDGRGNYSLGIKEQIVFPEVDYDKIDRLRGLDITITTSAQDDEQGRALLKAFGFPFK; encoded by the coding sequence ATGGCTAGATTAAAATCATTATACAATGACCAGTACAAGCAACAGATCAAAGAAGAACTGGGCTTAGAAAACGTCATGCAAGTACCAAAAATTACCAAAATTACTCTTAATATGGGTGTTGGCGGTGCTTCACAAGATAAGAAGCTTTTAGAAGGTGCCGTAGCAGATATGACTGCAATTGCAGGTCAAAAGCCGGTAATTACTAAAGCTCGTAAATCTGTCGCAGGCTTTAAAATTCGTGAAGAGTGGCCAATTGGTTGCAAAGTGACGCTTCGTGGCGAGCAAATGTATGAGTTTTTAGATCGTCTCATTGCTATCGCTATCCCACGTATCCGTGACTTCCGTGGTTTTTCACCAAAAGCATTCGATGGTCGTGGTAACTACTCTTTAGGTATTAAAGAGCAAATCGTTTTCCCAGAAGTTGATTATGATAAGATTGATCGTCTTCGTGGGCTTGATATCACTATCACGACGTCTGCTCAAGATGACGAGCAGGGTCGCGCACTGCTTAAAGCATTCGGCTTCCCATTCAAATAG
- the rpmD gene encoding 50S ribosomal protein L30, which yields MKTMKVTQIKSGAHRLKSHKACLKGLGLRRIGHTVEVEDTPSTRGMVNRINYMVKVEEA from the coding sequence ATGAAAACAATGAAAGTTACTCAAATTAAATCTGGTGCCCATCGCCTCAAGAGCCATAAAGCATGTCTTAAAGGCCTTGGTTTACGCCGTATTGGACACACAGTTGAAGTTGAAGACACGCCTTCAACCCGTGGAATGGTGAATCGCATCAATTACATGGTTAAAGTGGAGGAAGCGTAA
- the rpsN gene encoding 30S ribosomal protein S14, whose protein sequence is MAKKSMINRELKREKMVAKYAEKRAKLKAIISDINASDEERMDAILELQALPRNSSPVRLRNRCGVTGRPHGYFRKFGLSRNILRERVMQGDVPGVRKASW, encoded by the coding sequence ATGGCAAAAAAGAGCATGATTAATCGCGAATTAAAACGCGAGAAAATGGTTGCTAAGTATGCTGAGAAGCGTGCAAAGCTTAAAGCAATCATTAGTGACATTAACGCAAGTGACGAAGAAAGAATGGACGCCATTCTTGAACTTCAAGCACTGCCACGTAACTCGTCTCCAGTAAGACTACGTAACCGTTGTGGTGTTACTGGCCGTCCTCATGGTTACTTCCGTAAGTTTGGTCTATCACGTAACATTTTACGCGAGCGCGTAATGCAGGGTGATGTTCCAGGCGTTCGTAAAGCTAGTTGGTAA
- the rplF gene encoding 50S ribosomal protein L6 yields the protein MSRVAKAPVALPKGVSVTLNGQQVEVKGSKGTMSLRLHDLVELKQEDDQLILSPVSDSKDAWMHTGTMRSTLNNFVIGVSEGFERKLQLIGVGYRAQVAGNKVTLHVGYSHPVEYTLPEGVTAETPSQTEIVLKSNDKQALGQAAAKIRGYRPPEPYKGKGIRYSDEHVVRKEAKKK from the coding sequence ATGTCTCGTGTGGCTAAAGCCCCAGTAGCACTGCCTAAGGGCGTAAGTGTTACTTTGAACGGTCAGCAGGTTGAAGTTAAAGGCAGCAAAGGTACGATGTCTTTACGCCTGCATGATTTGGTCGAGCTAAAACAAGAAGATGATCAACTGATCTTATCACCTGTTTCTGACTCAAAAGATGCTTGGATGCACACTGGTACAATGCGTTCTACTTTGAACAACTTTGTTATCGGTGTTTCTGAAGGCTTCGAAAGAAAATTACAACTGATTGGTGTTGGTTACCGTGCACAAGTTGCTGGTAACAAAGTAACCCTACACGTTGGTTACTCACATCCAGTTGAATATACACTTCCAGAAGGCGTTACTGCCGAAACTCCAAGCCAAACTGAAATCGTTTTAAAATCTAACGATAAGCAGGCTTTGGGTCAAGCTGCTGCGAAAATCCGTGGATATCGTCCGCCTGAGCCATATAAAGGTAAAGGTATTCGTTATAGTGACGAGCATGTGGTTCGTAAAGAAGCTAAGAAAAAATAA
- a CDS encoding DNA-directed RNA polymerase subunit alpha, whose translation MMLNATEFLTPNAINVDAVDETNAKVTLEPLERGFGHTLGNALRRILLSSLPGAAVIEAEIEGVDHEYSTLEGLQEDVLDLLLNLKGLAITMHDQNEVFLTLDKKGPGIITAADIELPHNVEIVNPDLVLGTLGERGHLKMRLRVVMGRGYEPANLRREDGDTKAIGRLKLDASFSPVSRVAYQVENARVEQRTDLDRLIIELETNGTIDPEEAIRKAATILQQQISIFVDLEAEEAPEPVKEKEEVDPVLLRPVDDLELTVRSANCLKAENIYYIGDLVQRSETELLKTPNLGKKSLTEIKDVLASKGLELDMRLENWPPADLRVDDRFSYRSR comes from the coding sequence ATGATGCTTAATGCTACCGAGTTTCTGACCCCTAATGCCATTAATGTGGATGCGGTTGATGAAACCAATGCAAAAGTCACGCTCGAGCCGTTAGAACGCGGCTTTGGGCATACCTTAGGTAATGCCCTGCGTCGCATTCTTTTATCTTCATTGCCTGGTGCAGCCGTTATTGAAGCAGAAATTGAAGGTGTGGATCATGAATATTCTACACTTGAAGGTCTGCAAGAAGACGTTTTAGATTTATTATTAAATTTAAAAGGTCTTGCGATTACAATGCACGATCAAAATGAAGTGTTTTTAACACTAGACAAAAAAGGTCCTGGCATCATCACTGCGGCAGATATTGAACTGCCACATAATGTTGAAATTGTTAACCCTGATTTGGTACTAGGCACACTTGGTGAGCGTGGTCATTTAAAAATGCGCTTACGTGTGGTTATGGGCCGTGGTTATGAGCCTGCTAACCTACGCCGTGAAGATGGTGATACTAAAGCAATTGGTCGTTTGAAACTAGACGCCAGCTTTAGCCCTGTTTCACGTGTTGCTTATCAAGTTGAAAATGCTCGTGTTGAACAGCGTACGGATTTAGACCGTCTAATCATTGAACTTGAAACCAATGGTACGATCGATCCTGAAGAAGCCATTCGCAAAGCAGCAACTATTTTGCAGCAACAAATCTCGATTTTCGTAGATTTAGAAGCAGAAGAAGCGCCAGAGCCTGTGAAAGAAAAAGAAGAGGTTGACCCTGTACTATTACGTCCAGTGGATGACCTTGAACTAACGGTTCGCTCAGCAAACTGTTTAAAAGCTGAAAACATTTACTATATCGGCGATTTGGTACAGCGTTCAGAAACTGAACTACTGAAAACACCAAACCTTGGTAAGAAATCATTAACCGAAATTAAAGACGTATTAGCGTCTAAAGGTCTTGAGTTGGATATGCGCCTAGAAAACTGGCCACCAGCAGATCTACGTGTTGATGATCGTTTTTCTTATCGTAGCCGTTAA
- the rplN gene encoding 50S ribosomal protein L14 produces MIQTETILEVADNSGARRVQCIKVLGGSHRRYASVGDIIKVSVKEAIPRGRVKKGDVMNAVVVRTKKGVRRPDGSVLRFDDNAAVLLNQNKAPIATRIFGPVTRELRGDQFMKIVSLAPEVL; encoded by the coding sequence ATGATTCAGACTGAAACAATTCTGGAAGTTGCAGATAATAGTGGTGCACGACGCGTTCAGTGTATTAAGGTTCTAGGCGGTTCACATCGCCGTTATGCATCTGTCGGCGACATCATTAAAGTATCTGTGAAAGAAGCAATACCACGTGGTCGTGTTAAGAAAGGCGATGTAATGAATGCTGTGGTTGTACGTACCAAAAAAGGTGTACGTCGTCCAGATGGTTCAGTACTTCGTTTTGACGATAACGCTGCTGTGTTGCTTAACCAGAACAAAGCCCCGATTGCCACTCGTATCTTTGGGCCGGTAACTCGTGAACTACGTGGTGATCAATTCATGAAGATTGTATCACTAGCACCAGAAGTACTGTAG
- the rpsQ gene encoding 30S ribosomal protein S17, whose protein sequence is MSDDIQQTEQSGTDVGIVTGKVVSNKMDKSITVLIERKVRHPLYGKQIRRSTKIKAHDEDNVCNEGDVVRIVETRPISKTKSWKLLDVVEKAKKI, encoded by the coding sequence ATGAGTGACGATATTCAACAAACCGAACAATCGGGCACAGATGTAGGTATTGTTACTGGTAAGGTTGTCAGTAACAAGATGGACAAGTCAATTACAGTATTAATCGAACGTAAAGTTCGTCACCCACTGTATGGCAAACAAATCCGTCGTTCTACAAAAATTAAAGCCCATGACGAAGATAACGTTTGTAACGAAGGGGATGTGGTTCGCATTGTTGAAACCCGTCCTATCTCTAAGACTAAGTCTTGGAAGTTGTTAGACGTTGTTGAGAAAGCTAAAAAAATATAA
- the rplX gene encoding 50S ribosomal protein L24, translated as MSKLRKGDTVIVIAGKDKGKQGTVLAVKNDRIKVEGINIVTKHQKPNVATGAEGGIVKQEAFLHISNVAIFNAQTQKADRVTYQFDENGNKQRVYRSNGEVVATA; from the coding sequence ATGTCTAAATTACGTAAAGGCGACACTGTCATTGTTATTGCTGGTAAAGATAAAGGCAAACAAGGCACTGTGCTAGCGGTAAAAAATGACCGTATCAAAGTTGAAGGCATTAACATTGTAACCAAACACCAAAAGCCTAATGTGGCGACTGGTGCTGAAGGTGGCATCGTTAAGCAAGAAGCATTTTTACATATTTCAAACGTCGCAATTTTTAATGCGCAAACCCAAAAAGCTGATCGTGTTACTTATCAGTTTGACGAGAACGGCAACAAACAGCGTGTCTATCGTTCAAACGGTGAAGTAGTGGCGACTGCGTAA
- the secY gene encoding preprotein translocase subunit SecY, translated as MAKQSGPTSAIPLNPLVFIRKYDELWNRLLFLIGALVVYRLGSHIPVPGINPVSLAELFSRNENTILSMFNMFSGGALERMSIMALGIMPYISASIIVQMMSAVLPSLEALKKEGEAGRRKLNKYTRQGTLFLASIQAIFMCTGLISQNLTLSSGLTFYIPAVSSLVAGAMFLMWLGEQITERGVGNGISMLIFASIVSSVPSMLGQSFEMVKTNPQSLIILLIFAVLGIAVTAGIVFIERAQRRIPVNYAQKQQLGRKVYANQQSHLPLKINMAGVIPAIFASALLMFPASLGQWVGSSADPSMWEQFLQTMSLVLAPGQPLYLVLFGAMIIFFCYFYTALVFSPREVAENLKRSGAYIPGIRPGLQTQRYLDHVLNRLTFIGAIYMTVICLMPMLLQSSFGIPFHLGGTSLLIMVVVVMDFISQLQAHLMTHQYHDQTLIK; from the coding sequence ATGGCTAAGCAATCTGGCCCTACCTCTGCTATTCCATTGAATCCACTCGTCTTTATTCGTAAGTATGATGAGCTTTGGAATCGCTTATTGTTTTTAATAGGGGCGTTGGTTGTTTACCGTTTGGGTTCACATATTCCTGTACCTGGGATTAATCCAGTCAGCTTAGCAGAGCTGTTCTCGCGTAATGAAAACACCATCCTGAGTATGTTTAACATGTTCTCAGGTGGTGCATTAGAGCGAATGTCTATCATGGCACTCGGTATTATGCCGTACATCTCTGCTTCGATTATTGTGCAAATGATGTCTGCAGTATTGCCATCATTAGAAGCACTAAAAAAAGAGGGTGAGGCGGGTCGTCGTAAACTGAATAAGTATACGCGCCAAGGCACTCTCTTTTTGGCATCTATCCAAGCCATATTTATGTGTACTGGATTAATCAGTCAAAACCTAACCCTGTCATCAGGGCTAACATTTTACATTCCTGCTGTAAGTTCGCTTGTAGCAGGTGCCATGTTCTTGATGTGGCTAGGCGAGCAAATTACAGAGCGCGGTGTTGGTAACGGGATTTCAATGCTGATTTTTGCCAGTATTGTTTCTAGCGTCCCAAGCATGTTAGGTCAATCATTTGAGATGGTTAAGACCAACCCTCAAAGTTTGATTATCCTGTTGATATTTGCTGTGTTAGGTATCGCAGTGACTGCAGGTATTGTGTTTATTGAAAGAGCGCAACGTCGTATTCCAGTCAACTATGCACAAAAACAGCAACTAGGGCGTAAGGTTTATGCCAACCAACAATCGCATTTGCCGCTAAAAATTAACATGGCTGGGGTTATTCCTGCCATTTTTGCCAGTGCTTTGTTGATGTTTCCAGCCAGTTTAGGTCAGTGGGTAGGTAGTTCCGCAGATCCAAGCATGTGGGAGCAATTCTTACAAACAATGTCACTAGTTTTGGCACCAGGCCAACCACTTTATCTTGTGTTGTTCGGTGCGATGATTATTTTCTTCTGTTATTTTTATACCGCGTTAGTATTTAGTCCGCGTGAAGTAGCAGAGAACTTGAAGCGTAGTGGTGCTTATATCCCAGGTATTAGACCAGGATTACAAACACAGCGTTATTTAGATCATGTATTAAATCGCCTTACATTTATTGGTGCTATTTATATGACAGTGATCTGTTTAATGCCGATGCTATTACAGTCTTCATTTGGCATACCTTTCCATTTAGGTGGAACCTCACTGTTAATTATGGTAGTCGTAGTAATGGACTTCATATCCCAGTTGCAGGCTCACTTAATGACACATCAATATCATGATCAGACGTTGATTAAATAG
- the rplO gene encoding 50S ribosomal protein L15 — translation MGLKLNELSPGIGAKKTAHRKGRGIGSGLGKTGGRGVKGQKSRSGSSIRRGFEGGQMPLFRRVPKFGFTSQMALTTAEVRLSELNKIDGDVVSIETLKAANIIRHDMKRARIILSGEIKKAYTFKGVKVTKGAKAAIEAAGGTVEETQE, via the coding sequence ATGGGACTTAAGTTAAACGAATTATCACCAGGCATCGGTGCTAAAAAAACAGCACATCGTAAAGGCCGTGGTATTGGTTCAGGTCTTGGTAAAACAGGTGGCCGTGGTGTTAAAGGTCAAAAATCACGCTCAGGATCAAGCATCCGTCGTGGATTTGAAGGTGGTCAAATGCCTTTATTCCGTCGCGTGCCTAAGTTTGGTTTTACCAGTCAAATGGCATTAACAACGGCTGAAGTACGTCTATCAGAATTAAACAAGATTGATGGCGACGTTGTTAGCATTGAAACGCTAAAAGCTGCAAACATTATCCGTCATGACATGAAACGTGCGCGTATCATCTTATCTGGCGAGATTAAGAAAGCTTATACATTTAAAGGTGTTAAAGTGACCAAAGGTGCTAAAGCTGCTATTGAAGCTGCTGGCGGCACAGTTGAGGAAACACAGGAGTAA
- a CDS encoding L-threonylcarbamoyladenylate synthase — MQTLYIHPDNPQPRLIGQVVDALNKDELIVYPTDTSYAFGCKIGSKNAIEKLRLIRQLDDKHQFTLLCRDLSEIATYATVDNQQFKLLKANTPAPITYILEATKDVPKKLSHPKKKTIGIRVPENPIAQMILENMGEPILTSSLILPDTPLTLDDPFEIEDKLANQIDLMINAGILTTKLTTIVDMTQCPPELIRQGAADVTELIS, encoded by the coding sequence ATGCAAACACTTTACATTCACCCAGACAACCCACAACCCAGATTAATTGGGCAAGTCGTCGATGCGCTTAATAAAGATGAGCTTATTGTCTACCCTACCGATACCAGTTACGCATTTGGCTGCAAAATTGGTTCAAAGAACGCGATTGAAAAACTGCGTTTAATTCGCCAATTAGATGACAAACATCAATTTACCTTACTGTGCCGTGACTTAAGTGAAATTGCGACTTACGCCACTGTCGATAACCAGCAGTTCAAATTATTAAAGGCCAATACGCCCGCGCCCATTACTTATATCTTAGAGGCGACAAAAGATGTGCCCAAAAAGCTGTCACATCCTAAGAAAAAAACCATAGGGATTCGCGTTCCTGAGAACCCAATTGCACAAATGATACTAGAGAATATGGGTGAGCCTATTTTGACCAGCTCGTTGATACTTCCAGATACACCACTTACTCTTGATGATCCTTTCGAGATTGAGGACAAACTGGCCAATCAAATAGACTTAATGATTAATGCCGGTATCTTAACCACCAAATTAACCACTATCGTCGATATGACACAGTGTCCGCCTGAACTAATACGTCAAGGTGCAGCTGATGTGACTGAGCTTATAAGTTAA
- the rpmJ gene encoding 50S ribosomal protein L36: protein MKVQASVKKICGSCKVVRRKGKVHVICKAEPRHKQRQG, encoded by the coding sequence ATGAAAGTTCAAGCATCTGTAAAAAAGATCTGTGGTAGCTGCAAAGTTGTACGCCGTAAAGGTAAAGTACATGTTATCTGCAAAGCAGAACCACGTCATAAACAGCGTCAAGGTTAA
- the rpsD gene encoding 30S ribosomal protein S4, protein MARYIGPKLKLSRREGTDLQLKSGVKPYDVKTKKAGRVPGQHGNTRNKASEYSLQLREKQKVKRMYGVLERQFANYYKESARARGATGENLLQMLERRLDNVVYRMGFGSTRAEARQLVSHRAVMLKRAGRDEFVRVNIPSIQVQDGDVIAIHEKAKEQLRIKNAIELATQRGIPEWLDVDHSKMQGTFKQAPDRIDLPAEITESLIVELYSK, encoded by the coding sequence ATGGCCCGTTATATAGGTCCAAAATTAAAGTTGTCGCGTCGTGAAGGTACTGATTTACAATTAAAATCAGGTGTTAAACCTTATGACGTTAAAACTAAAAAAGCAGGTCGCGTACCTGGTCAGCATGGCAATACACGCAACAAAGCGTCTGAATACTCATTACAGCTACGTGAAAAACAAAAAGTTAAGCGTATGTATGGCGTATTAGAGCGTCAGTTTGCTAACTACTATAAAGAATCTGCACGTGCTCGCGGTGCAACTGGTGAAAACCTATTGCAAATGCTAGAGCGCCGTTTAGATAACGTTGTTTATCGTATGGGCTTTGGCTCAACTCGTGCTGAAGCACGTCAGTTAGTCAGCCATCGTGCCGTTATGCTAAAAAGAGCTGGTCGTGATGAGTTTGTTCGTGTGAACATTCCATCTATCCAAGTTCAAGATGGTGATGTTATCGCTATCCATGAAAAAGCGAAAGAACAGTTACGTATTAAGAATGCTATTGAATTAGCTACTCAACGCGGTATCCCTGAGTGGTTAGATGTTGATCATAGCAAAATGCAAGGTACATTTAAGCAAGCGCCAGATCGTATTGATCTACCTGCAGAAATCACCGAAAGCTTAATCGTTGAATTGTATTCTAAATAA
- the rpsH gene encoding 30S ribosomal protein S8 — MSMQDTVADMLTRIRNAQMARKVSVSMPSSKLRKSIADLLVDEGYIASAEVTDEANGKATLSIELKYFEGKPVIEVLKRYSRPGLRQYRGKDTIPSVQQGLGVAIVSTSQGIMSDRAARKAGIGGEIIAFVA; from the coding sequence ATGAGTATGCAAGATACAGTTGCTGATATGCTAACCCGTATCCGTAACGCACAAATGGCACGTAAAGTTTCAGTGTCTATGCCAAGTTCAAAACTACGTAAATCAATTGCTGACTTACTAGTAGACGAAGGTTACATCGCTTCAGCAGAAGTTACAGATGAAGCCAATGGCAAAGCGACATTAAGCATTGAATTAAAATACTTCGAAGGCAAGCCTGTTATTGAAGTACTAAAACGCTATAGCCGTCCAGGATTACGTCAATACCGCGGTAAAGACACAATCCCATCGGTTCAGCAAGGTTTAGGCGTTGCAATCGTTTCTACTAGCCAGGGTATCATGAGTGATCGTGCTGCACGTAAAGCTGGTATTGGCGGCGAAATCATCGCATTTGTGGCTTAA
- a CDS encoding elongation factor P hydroxylase, with amino-acid sequence MSHSEPSNTLAVFKQQWQLIHQSEQQNQHSAEDIEAQQVDWLIRLFNALFASQNVVLVRGKHEPEYFPATEEQPARIQFAHGFFQSALHEISHWSIAGARRRTLSDFGYWYAPDGRTEAQQKVFEQVEIKPQAIECLFSLMCGRRFRVSQDNLHADFDTSQSTFAVDVFNQATHYINQPQTLPKDAQTLLTALAYTCRDTIVVDEVC; translated from the coding sequence ATGTCACACAGTGAGCCGTCTAATACACTGGCGGTATTTAAGCAGCAGTGGCAGCTTATTCACCAGTCTGAACAACAAAACCAGCACAGTGCTGAAGATATCGAAGCACAACAAGTCGACTGGCTGATACGTTTATTTAATGCGTTGTTTGCATCACAAAACGTGGTTCTAGTACGTGGTAAGCATGAGCCTGAATACTTCCCAGCTACTGAGGAACAACCCGCTCGCATTCAGTTTGCGCATGGTTTCTTTCAAAGCGCGTTACACGAAATTAGCCACTGGAGCATCGCAGGTGCACGTCGACGTACCTTATCAGACTTCGGCTACTGGTATGCCCCCGATGGACGTACAGAGGCGCAACAAAAGGTCTTTGAGCAAGTAGAGATTAAACCTCAGGCCATTGAGTGCTTATTTAGCCTGATGTGTGGCAGACGCTTTAGAGTATCACAAGATAACTTGCACGCTGATTTTGACACCAGTCAAAGTACGTTTGCAGTCGATGTGTTTAATCAGGCCACTCACTATATCAATCAGCCTCAAACACTGCCTAAAGATGCTCAAACACTTTTAACTGCCCTAGCCTACACCTGCCGTGATACTATTGTAGTGGATGAGGTGTGTTAA
- the rplQ gene encoding 50S ribosomal protein L17 has translation MRHRKSGVKLGRTGSHRKAMFQNMTNSLFEHELIKTTLPKAKELRRVAEPLITLAKEDSVANRRLAFSRMRNKDMVGKLFGTLAPRYQDRPGGYLRIIKCGNRDGDNAPMAYVELVDRD, from the coding sequence ATGCGACATCGTAAGAGTGGAGTTAAGCTGGGTCGCACCGGCAGCCATCGTAAGGCAATGTTCCAGAACATGACAAACTCTTTGTTTGAACATGAACTGATCAAAACAACATTACCAAAAGCAAAAGAGCTGCGCCGTGTAGCTGAGCCTTTAATTACTTTGGCAAAAGAAGATTCAGTTGCTAACCGCCGTTTGGCTTTCAGCCGTATGCGCAATAAAGATATGGTTGGCAAATTATTTGGTACACTAGCACCACGTTATCAAGATCGTCCAGGTGGATACTTACGTATCATCAAATGTGGCAATCGTGATGGTGATAATGCACCAATGGCATATGTTGAACTAGTTGATCGTGACTAA
- the rpmC gene encoding 50S ribosomal protein L29: MKISELREKSVEELTGLLDEKQLDAFRLRMAKATGQLGSTHEVRANRRAIAQIKTLINEKQRGA; this comes from the coding sequence ATGAAGATCAGTGAATTACGCGAAAAATCAGTAGAAGAGCTGACTGGATTACTAGATGAGAAGCAACTTGATGCATTTCGTCTTCGTATGGCTAAAGCCACCGGTCAACTAGGTAGCACACACGAAGTCCGAGCTAATCGCCGCGCGATCGCTCAAATCAAGACTTTGATTAATGAAAAACAAAGAGGCGCCTAA